DNA sequence from the Schistocerca serialis cubense isolate TAMUIC-IGC-003099 chromosome 9, iqSchSeri2.2, whole genome shotgun sequence genome:
aagcatttgacacagtgccataCTGCTGACTTAACAAAGGCCCAAGCATAGAGAATACACTATCAGTTGTGAGTGGCTTTGAGACTAAGTAATACAACCTAGTGTGTTGCCCTGGACACCAAGTGATCATCAAAGACAGAGGtactgtcaggagtgccccaggcaagtaTGCTGTCACTGCTCTTGTCCTTTATACACattaatgatctgacagacaggatgCGCAGCAATCTGACTGCTGATAGCGCTGTACTGCATGGGAAAGTGTCATCTTGAGTGTCTGTAGGACAATACAGGATGACTGACAGTATTTCTACTTGATGTGAAAATGTCTGCTTGTTCTAAATGTGAAAAGCTGTAAGTTAACACAGACAAGTAGAGAAAACAATCCTGTATGTTTGAATACAGCTTTAGTGGTGTCATGTTTGACacaatcacatcgattaaatatctaggtgcaacATTGCTAAGTGACATAGAATGGAACAAACACATAAGGTCAGTTGCAGGgcaggcgaatggtcaacttccaCGTATTGAGAGAAGTGTAGAAAATTGTACCTCATCTATCAAGGTGAGCACATACAGAATCCTTGTACAACCCATTCTTGAGGAATTAATGGAAGCTTTCAAACTTACCTTTCGACATAATCTGGGCCTCCGGCTAGGCAACAGCAGTATTTCACTGCAACTAAGgctacattttcacatttgttggcttcaccaactcagaACCGAACTATCACCTTTCAACCTATCCTGTACCTCAGGCTACACTACAATTTGCCACCATAAcctacattaaaaatatatatataagaaaaaggTCAGTGTACTGTTCTCTTCCTGTATattacaaaacacaaacacttaacttgAAAGGACAAATCAGGCATCTGGTATTGGTAGGTTCAGTTGTCCTTCTTAACTGAGGATTGACATTTTTGGTCTCCCCACCTCGTCAGGCTGAAGGAATGCACCAAAATAATTTGAATGGATGTTGTTATATTTGTCACCCATTGGTTTGATCAGTACAAGAGTGGTAGGGAAATTTTCTGTGAGCTtagatgagaatccctggaggaaagacaatGTTCTCCTGAAACACTGTTGAGTGAGTTTAGAGAATTATTATCTGCCGTTAACAGTGAAATGCTGCTACTGCCACCAATCTACATTTTGCACAAGGACCATAaacaatataagagaaatcagggcttgaatGGTATCATATAGACAGCTGTTTCTCTCCATTTCCATTTGTGAGTGGGAAAGGAAAGGGAATAATTAGCAGTAGTACAACACACCCTTCACTACACAACATGTAGTGACTTGCACAGTATATGTGAAGATGCAGATTGTTGTTGTGTGCACACTGTTAGAGTGCTGCTTGCTGCTAGTATCTTGCTTCAACATGAAAACATGCAATGTGAAAGCTATGAGCTCTTAAATAACTGTCATGTTTTCTATTAAAACTTGTACAAAGGACGAGTTGATCTTCAATAAACTTTGAAGTTATTTTATGAATTGAACCCTAACGcttaaataaaaatttgatttttataaaGTGTATATTTATATTATTTCACTAAGGCATCAGCCAATTTCTACACTTCTAGTGTCCAAATATTAATGAATTTTACATTTAGGACAGTGTGGGCGGTCTGCgtatgaaaaatgaagaaacaaatCTAGCAAGATGGCAATAAAACAGGAAATGAACTTTACTTACAGATCTGATACCAGCTATGCTGGAAACATTGATGATAGTGCCTTTTGTTTTCTCAAGATGGGGAACTGCTAGCTGAGTAAGCACGATAACTGACCGTACATTCACATTCATGGTGTTATCATACTGCTCTAAAGTCATGTTGTATATTGATCCTGGGGTTAACTGTCCAGCATTATTCACCTAAAAATAGAAGTTAAGTAGTCCAATAAATATACACAGTTTACTTTACTGCAAATTCTCTCATACTACAACCACATTCCCCACCCCATGAGAGGGGAAAAAACTATACATTATACAAACTGATAATTTCCACAGCAGCTTGAAACTTTtaacttttcacaaagtattttctaatttaattttagAGTTTGTACCAGTAGACAGTGATAcaacagtattttattatttttaagacaCATCTGCAGAAGAAATAATTCTTGATTATCTTACCAGTACATCCAACTGTCCAAAGTGGCCAATAGTTTCATCTATTATGCGCTTACAGTCATCCACACTGGTCACATCTCCCACCACACACAACACCTGGGGCATAAAGGCAATTCAGCTACTTATTCATCTCCTGTGACAATGTTAGAATTTTGTGACGTAATGTTTAAATATGcaaggtaataaaaaaaaaaacttgctggcacattagaactgtgtgccgggctaaaactcgaactctggacctttgccttctgcaggcaagtgctctaccaagtgcccgtgaaaggcaagggtccagagttgaagtctcggtccggcacacagttttaatctgccgggaagtttcatatcaacgtaaACTCCGCTGCATAGTTAAGATTTCATTCTGGATGCAAGATACAGTCTCCAGAAAACTAAAAACTTTACTTTTTATTTGCATGGAATCAGTAAGAGAATAAACTGTAACAATATAATTGTTTAGCAATTACTTCACAAACAATAAAGAAGTTGGGCGGCAAATATTCATATTAGACATATTTGTTAATATACTCAAACTTTTCAACACGACTAGCGGCAAAGCCCAAGAAACAAATACTGCCAATTTTGTGAATATGACAGTCCGAACAGCACTTCTTATAAGTTGTCATGTAAAACTGAAACATTAGCGAAAAATTTAATAGTAACGTCTACAGATGCTGTTGAAAGCTTGTTTGGAACTTTCATGCGCTAATGTCACATAACGATACCTTTTGTTTTTTCAACATACAATACTGACGAGCCAGAACTGAAGTTGCACTGTGATTACAGGCTAACATTCAGTCATCTTACCTCGTCTTGAGGCAGACCAGCTTCGGTACACTGCGTTGCTGTTTTCTTCAAATTAGTATCGTTACGACCACAAAGAACGAGGCGGCAACCCAATTTTGCCAGTCTAATAGCAACACCAGCTCCAATGCCGGAACTAGCTcctaataaaattcagaaacattggtTACATGAACGCACCACAAAGAAACAAAACTCTCAACTTCACGAGGAAACCCATACCTGTAATAACAACCACTTTCGACTTCAATGACATGACTCTGTCTTCGTTCAACTTTCTCACCCGTTAATCAAACACTGCTGCCTACCggcaaaacaaacaaaagatttaAATCAAAGATGTTAGTGTTTCGTAAAACTGTCCAGTATGACCAACTTTCGCGTGAGAATTTCCTGGTCCTTTCTTATTTGACTTCATTCTTCTCGTCTGCTtacgctttttttttcttcaatatagTTTTGAAGTAAGTTTTCAATCACCTAGAAGTACGACACTGAAATTTTTACTTATGCAATATTCCTCCCATACGTGGAGGAACACTTCTGGCTGTGAGGTCCTAGAAAGCCGAAAGCCGGTTTGTAACAACagttaaatattattgtggaaccttAACAGTGTgtgttttagtttttttaaaatattggttTATGGGCAAGGAGTATTTAAATCAAACTAAATTTAATTTCTTCTATAGTTTCATAATCAATTGAAGGCAAAATTTGTAGGATTTTTGGTCACGTAATACTTCTCATCTGTTTCATCTTATTAAATAGATCTTTCGATCTATCTGCTGTGATCTTCTGGTGTTTCCAGTTACATGAAAACCACATGATTTGAAAATGAATTTAGGGAAGGAAAAGTGTCACATTTCATGAAAAAATTGAAATTGCAACAAGAGTGAACAGTATGCTAACAAGCATTACATATCAAAAGGACTATCGGTACATCAACTGATGTGTCAAAGTGTTACTGCGACTACCATCATGTGTTTGAGGCCCTAACCGTTTTTATCTCGGTGAAAGGACAGTGTCGAGAATGTGATCTACTTGGACTGAAGAATTATGCTGTACTATATATAGGATATCGACAGTTGAATAAGTAGTCCAATCACGTAGCAAACACTGTGACACATGACAAAAAAGGATGATGATGTGAAAAACAGCAAATAtgtatgagcgtaccaagatcctggctagacatctaaatattgggacagtgttataagggaggttctcgaaattcgcaccagggaagatcttataaACCGAGATTGCGGccacaatctcagcaaggcttgggacccggcactgaatgtaattaagaagactctcagcaagaagtacgaactggcgaccagggcggacgtagcaagcatatcgacgctacgacagattccgacgcccacgtcttcgcgaccgccggagcgcggggggaggggatttaaatcggccgcccgccttcaggagctcagttcgtcagcgcacctgacgatggcgacatgtctgatcgccgaaatattgtgcccgttggacactacgaaccggcagtataccccaggactgttcgagcaacaaatgcgccgggagaaactgaagaatcacatgtacacacatttattAGTTTAGTTGTTTAATGCAGTTGTCTACAACATAAGGTAATAATATTCAActtacttaaaataattaaaataaaaaacaattccCTATGAAGCTAGTAAAATCTTCGGCAAATTTCAATTTTTGAGACATAAACAGTTTCTAACTTCTAAGTATAATCTGGTTCTGAATTTCGTTAATCTTTAATTTGACAATTCAGTTAACTTTCAAATAATTAGCAGTAATGACTgtaaagtattgtaatcattttatAATTCTAAAAAAAAGTTGATTTTAATGCGCACGATTCCAACATGCATATAATTCCTTTcacttaaatttgtaaataatattcatatattttaataattttactttattcattatttgaatgaccatatacgagggttggagctttaatagtggcaattatttatttacatctcgtacaaaagagatgcatgtttcaaagttttactgaccttcaaagtagtcaccggcatAAAATCTTGTCGCATTCCGTTCACGCGTCGTTTCAGCCCTTCTCCCATTGGTGCTAGCGGTCGTGTATATAAGCGGGAACTAGTGCCAGccgggtgaaatggttcaaatggctctgagcgctatgggacttaacatctgtggtcatcagtcccctagaacttagaactacttaaacctaactaacctaaagacatcacacacatccatgcctgaggcaggattcgaacctgcgaccgtagcagtcccgcggttccggactgagcgcctgaaccgctagaccacagcggccggccagccgGGTCAGCCAGTacttttactcctgacgacgaagGCAGAACTAGCAGTCGAAAtctcgagaattttttttttttttttttttttttttttttttttttttttttttttttttttcaactgacgcggcttgaaaagcCAGAAGATGTTATCCAAACATGTTTGTAATCGGATCTTGCACAGTCCACTTGGAGTATCGGTAGAATAGGTCGGTGTCAGGTGCAAGGAAAAGGCGGGCGCAGGAAACTGTAGTGTACGTGACGTCACAGGcttgtacactgaggtaacaaaagtcgcgGGATTGCGATAcgaacatatacagatgacggcagtatcgcatacacgaggtatataagggcagtgcatcggcggagcagtcatttatatccatgtgattcacatgaaaagtgTCCGAAGTGATTGTGACCGCACGGCGGCATTTAACTGACTTGTAATTCGGAATTGTGGGTGGAGATAAACGCATGCGACATTTcacttaggaaatcgttagggaaatcaatattccgcgatcgatagtgtcaagtgtgtgcctagaacaccaaatttcaggtattacctctcacacaCGCACAACACAGTGGTCGATGGCCTTCgttcaacgaccgagagcaacgaggCTTGAGtggagatgtcagtgctaacagacaagcaacgctgcgtgaaatagccgcagaaatcgatgtgggacgtacgacgaccgtatccgttaggacagcgcggcgaaatttgggcGACAGacgcctttgctaacggcacgacatcgtctgctgcgtccctcttgggctcgtgacgatatcggcTCGACCCTAGGCGGCCGAAAAACCGTGACCTGCTCAGgtcagtcctgatttcagttggcaatatctgatggtagtgttcgagtgtggcgcagatcccagaaAGCCGTACAccaaagttgtcaacgaggcactatgCAGCCCGTGGTAGCTCCACAACGTTTCGGGCTGTgtgtatatggaatggactggatcctttgGTCCAGCTAAACCGTTCTTTGAGTGGAAGTGATTACGTTcggttgcttggagaccatttgcagcctgccGCGGGGTAACCGCACGGTCTACGGCGCCCTGCCACGCTTCGCGCGGCTTCTCAcatcggaggtacgagtcctccctcgggaatgggcatgtgtgttgtccttagcgtaatttagattaagtagtgtgtatgcctagggacccatgacctcaacagtttggtcccgtaggaacttaccacaaattccaaatttcaaaaaaattgcagcCGTTCACGGACTTCatttttccaaacaacgatggaacttttatggataacaatgcgccctgtcaccggaccacagtaGTTTGCGATtcgtttgaacaacattctggacagttcagggCAATGATATCGCcagccagatcgcccaacatgaatcccatcgaacattttttaTGGAATGTAACAGAGGTCAGTTTGTACACAAGGTCATGCGCCGGCAATACCTttgcaattctacatctacatttatactccgcaagccacccaatggtgtgtggcggatggcacttcaCGTggtactgtcattacctccctttcccgttccagtcgcgtatggttcgcgggaagaacgactgccggaaagcctccgtgcgcgctcgaatctctctaattttacattcgtgatctccttgggagttataagtagggggaagcaatatattcgatacctcatccagaaacgcaccctctcgaaacctggacagcaagctacaccgcgatgcagggcgcctctcttgcagagtctgccacttgagtttgctaaacatctccgtaactctatcacgcttaccaaataaccctgtgacgaaacgcgccgctcttctttggatcttctctatctcctctgtcaacccgatctggcacggatcccacactgatgagcaatactcaagtataggtcgaacgagtgttttgtaagccacctcctttgttgatggactacattttctaaggactctcccaatgaatctcaacctggcacacgccttacaatcaactaattttatatgatcattccacttcaagtcgttctgcacgcatactcccagatattttacagaagtaactgctaccagtgttcgttccgctatcatattatcatacgataaaggatccttctttctatgtattcgcaatacattacatttgtctatgttaagggtcagttgccactccctgcaccaagcgcctgtccgctgcagctcttcctgcatttcgctgcaattatcTAATgcaacaacttctctgtatactacagcatcatccgccgcgaaaagccgcatggaacttccgacactatctattacgtcatttatatatattgtgaaaagcgatggtcccataacactcccctgtggcacgccagaggttactttaacgtctgtagacgtctctccattgagaacaacttgctgcgttctgtttgctaaaaactcttcaatccagccacacagctggtcagatattctgtaggctcttactttgtttatcaggcgacagtgcggaactgtatcgaacgcctaccggaagtcgaggaaaatggcatctacctatgagcctgtatctaatattttctgggtctcatgaacaaataaagcgagttgggtctcacaccatcgctgtttccgaaatccatgttgattcctacagagtagattctgggtttccagaaacgacatgatacgtgagcaaaaaacatgttctaaaattctacaacagatcgatgtcacagatataggtctatagtattGCGCATATGcccgacgactcttcttgaagactgggacttcctgtgctcttttccaaacacttggaaccttctgttcctctagagacttgcggtacacggctgttagaaggggggcaaggtcTTTCGTGTaatctgtgtagaattgaattcgtatcccgtcaggtccagtggactttcctctgttgagtgatttcagttgcttttctattccttggacacttacttcgctgtcagccattttttcgtttgtgcggtgatttggagaaggaactgcaatgtggtcttcctctgtgaaacagctctggaaaaaggtgttaagtatttcagttttacgcgtgtcaccctctgtttcaatgccatcatcatcccgcagtgtctggatatgctgtttcgagccatttactgatttaacgtaaaaccagaatttcctaggattttctgtcaagtcggtacatagaattttactttcgaattcactgaatgcttcacgcatagccctccttatgctaactttgacatcgtttagcttctgtttgtctgagaggttttaactgcgtttaaacttgcagtgaagctctctttgctttcgcagtagtttcctaattttgttgttgaaccacggtgggtttttcccgtccctcacagttttactcggcacacatctgtctaaaacgcattttacgattgccttgaactttttccataaacgctcaacattgtcagagtcggaatagaaatttttgttttgatctgttaggtcgtctgaaatctgccttctattcctcttgctaaacagataaaccttcctcccttttttatattcctattaatttccatattcagggatgctgcaacggccttatgatcactgattccctgttctgcgcttcttgttgttgttgtggtcttcagtcctgagactggtttaatgcagctctccatactaatctatcctgtgcaagctccttcatctcccagtacctactgcaacctacatccttctgaatctgcttagtgtattcatctctcggtctccctctacgatttttaccctgcacgctgccctccaatcctaaattggtgatcccttgatgcctcaggacatgtcctaccaaccgatcccttcttctagtcaagttgtgccacaaacttctcttctccccaatcctattcaatacctcctcattagttacgtgatctacccatctaatcttcaacattcttctgtagcactacatttcgaaagcttctattatcttcttgtccaaactatttattgtccatgtttcacttccatacatggctacactccatacaaatactttcagaaacgacttcctgacacttaaatctatactcgatgttaacaattttctcttcttcagaaacgctttccttgccattgccagtctacattttatatcctctctacttcgaccatcatcagttattttgctccccaaatagcaaaactcctttactacttcaagtgtctcatttcctaatctaattccctcagcatcacccgacttaattcgactacattccattaccctcgttttgcttttgttgatgttcatattatatcctcctttcaagacactgtccattccgttcaactgctcttccaagtcctttgctgtctctgacagaattacaatgtcatcggcgaacctcaaagtttttatttcttccccatggattttaatacctactccaaatttttcttttgtttcctttactgcttgctcaatatacagattgaataacatcggggagaggctacaacactgtctcactcccttcccaaccactgcttccctttcatgtccctcgactcttatgactgccatctggtttctgtacaaattgtaaatagcctttagctccctgtattttacccctgccacctttagaatttgaaagagaatattccagtcaacattgtcaaaagctttctctaagtctacaaatgctagaaacgtaggtttacctttccttaatctttcttctaagataagtcgtaaggtcactattgcctcacgtgttccaacatttctacagaatccaaactgatcttccccgaggttggcttctaccagtttttccattcgtctgtaaataattcgcgttagtattttgtagctatgacttaataaactgatagttcggtaattttggcatctgtcaacacctgctttctttgggattggaattattagattcttcttgaagtctgagggtatttcgcctgtctcgtacatcttgctcaccagatggtagagttttgttaggactggctctcccaaggtcgtcagtagttgtaatggaatgttgtctattcccggggccttgtttcgactcaggtctttcagtgctctgtcaaactcttcacgcagtatcgtatctcccatttcatcttcatctacatcctctttcatttccataatattgtcctcaagtacatcgcccttgtataggccctctatatactccttccacctttctgctttcccctctttgcttagaactgggtttccatctgagctcttgatattcatacaagtggctctcttttctcgaaaggtctctttaattttcctgtaggcagtatctatcttacccctagtgagataagcctctacgtccttacatttgccctctagccatgtctgcttagccattttgcacttactgtcgatctcatttttcagacgtttgtattcctttttgcctgcttcatttttatattttctcctttcatcaattaaattcaatatttcttctgttacccaaggatttctagcagccctcgtctttttacctacttgatcctctgctaccttcactacttcatccctcagagctacccattcgtcttctactgtatttctttcccccattcctctcaattttttccttatgctctccctgaaactctgtacaatctctggtttagtcagtttgtccaagTCCTATctacttaaattcctacctttttgcaatttcttcagttttaatctacagttcatagctaataggttgtggtcagagacCACCTGGAAATGtcctataatttaaaacctggttcctaaatctctgttttaccatgatataatctatctgataccttttagtatctccaggattcttccatgtatacaaccgtcttttatgattcttgaaccaagtgttaactatgattaagttatgctctgtgcaaaattctaacagacggcttcctctttcgtttcttagccgcaatccattttcgcctactatgtttccttctctcccttttcctactctcgaattccagtcacccatgactattaaattttcgtctcccttcactacctgaataatttcttttatctcatcatacagttcttcaatttcttcgtcatctgcagagctagttggcatataaacttgtactactgtagtaggcatgggcttcgtgtctatcttggccactataatacgttcactatgctgtttgtagtagcttacccgcactcctatttttttattcattattaaacctactcctgcattacccctatttgattttgtatttataatcctgtattcacgtggccagaagtcttgttcctcctgccaccgaacttcactaattcccactatatctaactttaaactatccatttccctttttaaattttactaacctacctgcccgattaagggatctgacattccacgctccgatccgtagaatgccatttttctttctcctgataacgacgtcatcttgagtagtccccgcccggagatccgaatgggggactattttacctccggaatattttacccaagaggatgccatcatcattttaccctacagtaaagctgcatgccctcgggaaaaattacagctgtagtttccccttgctttcagccgttcgcagtaccacaacagcaaggccgttttggttagtgttacaaggccagatcggtcaatcatccagactgttgcccctgcaactaccgaaaaggctgctgcccctcttcaggaaccacacgtttgtctgacctctcaacagatacccctccgttgtggttgcacttacggtatggctatctgtatcgttgaggtacgcaagcctccccaccaacggcaaggtccatggttcatggggggacgtcctcgcttacagagtcgaaaagttcgggtctgtttgttatcagtaggtccaaaatgttatctccacgagtcggttctctgttcaattgctcgagataattttcagatagtgcactcagtataatgtcactcgatgctctgtcactaccacccgtcctaaacatctgagtgtcccagtctatatccggtaaattgaaatctcctcctaagactataacatgc
Encoded proteins:
- the LOC126419237 gene encoding 3-oxoacyl-[acyl-carrier-protein] reductase FabG-like produces the protein MSLKSKVVVITGASSGIGAGVAIRLAKLGCRLVLCGRNDTNLKKTATQCTEAGLPQDEVLCVVGDVTSVDDCKRIIDETIGHFGQLDVLVNNAGQLTPGSIYNMTLEQYDNTMNVNVRSVIVLTQLAVPHLEKTKGTIINVSSIAGIRSFPGILAYAMSKAALDQFTHCLALELADRGIRVNAVNPGVIVTEVHKRGGMSDADYEKFLEKCKTTHALGRPGNVEEVAGTIAFLASDDASFITGVTLPVDGGRGCMCPR